In Ruania zhangjianzhongii, the following proteins share a genomic window:
- a CDS encoding ParB/RepB/Spo0J family partition protein, which translates to MSERRRALGRGLGALIPSGPAGSGGSQRPVDVFFQDRAEKDGDPLATSAPSNASPVSTSPTSASSGDAVPSATSPATATSTAALSASEALLAELEESDNGTAPEPADTAGSATTARTSKSPDPAPESAAATPPAPAAPGPAGTDQDALRPVPGATFAEIPVAAVHRNAKQPRQVFDDDELNELASSIREVGVLQPVVVRPSGTDADGETTYELIMGERRWRASRIAGNTSVPAIIRDTAEQDMLRDALLENLHRAQLNPLEEAAAYQQLLDDFGCTHDELAVRIARSRPQISNTLRLLKLPPLVQRRVAAGVLSAGHARALLGLHDGAAMERLAQRIVAEGLSVRATEEIVTLGDDPIQPEMRRRPRAGAHSAALSDLASRLSDDLDTKVKVNLGQRKGHVTIEFASVHDLNRILGVLVPKDPGVLREEEDAADRAAGDEEPSETRT; encoded by the coding sequence GTGAGTGAGCGGCGTCGAGCGTTGGGGCGTGGGCTGGGCGCGCTAATCCCTTCCGGTCCCGCCGGTTCCGGGGGAAGTCAGCGGCCCGTGGACGTCTTCTTCCAGGACCGCGCAGAGAAGGATGGCGACCCACTCGCGACGTCCGCCCCGAGCAACGCCAGTCCGGTCTCGACGTCCCCGACGTCCGCCAGTTCCGGGGACGCCGTGCCCAGCGCGACATCACCCGCCACAGCGACAAGCACCGCCGCCCTCAGTGCGAGTGAAGCGCTGCTCGCCGAGCTTGAAGAGTCAGACAACGGAACCGCACCCGAACCTGCCGACACCGCCGGATCGGCGACCACGGCCCGCACCAGCAAGTCGCCAGATCCAGCACCGGAGAGTGCCGCTGCCACACCGCCGGCGCCAGCAGCACCTGGCCCGGCCGGGACCGACCAGGACGCGCTACGTCCGGTACCGGGCGCGACCTTCGCCGAGATCCCGGTGGCGGCAGTACATCGCAATGCCAAGCAGCCACGGCAAGTCTTCGACGACGATGAGCTGAACGAGCTGGCCAGTTCCATCCGTGAGGTGGGCGTGCTGCAGCCGGTGGTGGTACGTCCCTCGGGAACCGATGCGGACGGTGAGACCACCTACGAGCTGATCATGGGTGAGCGGCGCTGGCGCGCCTCCCGGATCGCCGGCAACACGAGTGTGCCGGCGATCATCAGGGACACTGCTGAGCAGGACATGCTCCGGGATGCCCTCCTCGAGAACCTGCACCGGGCGCAGCTCAACCCGTTGGAAGAGGCTGCCGCCTACCAGCAGCTTCTCGACGACTTCGGCTGCACCCATGACGAGCTGGCCGTACGCATCGCCCGGTCCCGCCCCCAGATCAGCAACACCCTGCGCCTGCTCAAGCTGCCTCCCCTGGTGCAGCGGCGGGTGGCCGCCGGGGTGCTCAGCGCCGGCCACGCACGCGCCCTTCTGGGACTGCACGATGGCGCGGCAATGGAGCGGCTCGCACAACGGATCGTGGCCGAAGGCCTGAGCGTCCGGGCCACCGAAGAGATCGTCACGCTCGGTGACGACCCCATCCAACCCGAGATGCGCCGTCGGCCGCGCGCTGGAGCGCACTCTGCGGCGTTGAGCGACCTTGCCTCTCGACTCTCCGACGACCTGGATACAAAGGTCAAGGTTAACCTTGGTCAACGTAAAGGGCACGTCACGATCGAGTTTGCCAGTGTTCATGACCTGAACCGAATCCTGGGCGTGCTGGTTCCCAAGGACCCCGGTGTGCTCCGGGAAGAGGAGGATGCGGCCGATCGCGCAGCCGGTGATGAGGAACCCAGCGAAACCCGGACGTGA